A region of Malaclemys terrapin pileata isolate rMalTer1 chromosome 5, rMalTer1.hap1, whole genome shotgun sequence DNA encodes the following proteins:
- the LOC128837947 gene encoding LOW QUALITY PROTEIN: uncharacterized protein LOC128837947 (The sequence of the model RefSeq protein was modified relative to this genomic sequence to represent the inferred CDS: deleted 2 bases in 1 codon; substituted 1 base at 1 genomic stop codon), translating to MVSEPRNEVRDGAWPAAEGTDADGWGQNVASLALXTSRGPAPPQWVAMKGDSSAVSDNSGLLALVAHLQARSIHEELWQLSRATQQSLAAATCQCLGVAALSIAISNLAWITLETNVPLHLLHRSEYWAVIYVFGVPTRLQSQQWLNETQSTEIVILSSDQWVFVDLMMGICFLSVLAGFIAFLLDFIEIKKLGVARLIIATALHILSAVLCAFVLVLCSWILTIIQKPSINHLLNKHYYATSLGESFYLTIAAFIFASLASIFSVWSTKVYGKDLLPSVRVGDSKTKESNRFGPGARQPV from the exons ATGGTCAGTGAGCCCAGAAATGAGGTGAGGGATG GGGCGTGGCCTGCTGCGGAAGGGACTGATGCAGACGGTTGGGGGCAGAATGTAGCCAGCCTCGCGTTGTAAACCAGCCGGGGACCGGCTCCCCCT CAGTGGGTGGCGATGAAGGGGGATTCGTCGGCCGTTAGCGACAACTCAGGACTGTTGGCCCTAGTCGCCCACTTGCAAGCCCGCTCCATCCACGAGGAGCTGTGGCAGCTGTCGAGGGCCACGCAGCAGAGCCTGGCCGCAGCCACGTGCCAGTGCCTGGGTGTGGCAGCCCTGAGCATCGCCATCTCCAACCTGGCCTGGATCACGCTGGAGACCAACGTGCCCCTTCATCTGCTGCATAGGTCGGAGTACTGGGCCGTCATCTACGTCTTCGGGGTGCCCACCCGCCTGCAGTCCCAGCAGTGGCTGAACGAAACGCAGAGCACAG AAATTGTTATCCTGTCTTCGGATCAATGGGTCTTCGTAGATTTGATGATGGGAATTTGTTTCCTGAGTGTGTTGGCGGGCTTCATTGCTTTCCTCCTTGACTTCATAGAGATAAAGAAGCTAGGAGTGGCACGTCTGATCATTGCAACAGCCCTACATATTTTGTCAG CCGTTCTTTGTGCATTCGTTCTGGTGCTTTGTTCTTGGATCTTAACAATAATCCAGAAGCCTAGCATCAATCATTTGTTAAATAAGCACTACTACGCAACGTCACTGGGAGAAAGTTTCTACTTAACCATCGCAGCGTTTATTTTCGCAAGCCTCGCATCCATATTTAGCGTATGGTCAACGAAGGTCTATGGAAAAGATTTACTTCCTTCTGTGAGAGTTGGGGACAGCAAAACCAAAGAAAGCAACCGTTTTGGTCCAGGTGCTAGGCAGCCAGTGTAG